The following proteins come from a genomic window of Thermocrinis jamiesonii:
- the rpsO gene encoding 30S ribosomal protein S15, with amino-acid sequence MALPKEVKAKIIEEYRRHDKDTGSPEVQIAILTEKINRLTEHLKKHKKDIHSRRGLIAMIHARRKHLEYLKKKDYNKYLEIVEKLGLKVK; translated from the coding sequence ATGGCTCTTCCAAAGGAGGTGAAGGCAAAGATTATTGAGGAGTACAGGAGGCACGATAAAGATACAGGGTCCCCCGAGGTGCAGATAGCCATACTTACGGAGAAGATAAACAGGCTGACAGAACATCTAAAGAAGCATAAAAAGGACATCCACTCAAGAAGGGGACTGATTGCTATGATCCACGCAAGGAGGAAACACTTAGAGTATCTTAAGAAGAAAGATTACAATAAATATTTGGAGATCGTCGAAAAACTCGGACTAAAGGTTAAGTAA
- a CDS encoding flagellar hook-basal body protein, translated as MPIDYQSIYILSSGMLLQQRKLETITHNLANINTPAFKSELIFAGVWDTPDGQRIENSAPENPSNNFVYPIVDRVHTLLIQGPIRQTGNPLDLALDGEGFFAVRSGQEVFYTRKGNFRLDAEGYLVNELGMRVLDENNQEIRIMGSVSFAPDGSIFSEGNFVGRLGIYNLTNPQKVGRDLFTGIPQQAQNFKVLQGFLEDSNINAILEMAKLIEAHRAHETYANLIRALDQVQEKVSNNLV; from the coding sequence ATGCCAATTGACTATCAGAGTATATACATACTCTCCAGCGGTATGCTTTTACAACAAAGAAAGTTAGAAACAATAACCCACAACTTAGCCAACATAAATACTCCTGCTTTCAAAAGCGAACTAATATTTGCTGGAGTTTGGGACACGCCTGACGGCCAGAGAATAGAGAACAGTGCTCCAGAAAATCCCTCCAACAACTTTGTTTATCCTATTGTGGATAGAGTGCATACTTTGCTGATCCAAGGACCAATCAGACAAACGGGCAATCCCTTGGACTTGGCTCTTGATGGTGAGGGCTTTTTTGCTGTTAGGTCAGGACAGGAGGTATTTTACACTCGCAAGGGAAACTTCCGCCTTGATGCAGAAGGTTACTTAGTCAATGAACTTGGTATGAGAGTTTTGGATGAAAACAATCAGGAAATAAGGATAATGGGAAGTGTTAGCTTTGCACCGGATGGCTCCATTTTCAGTGAAGGGAACTTTGTAGGAAGGTTGGGCATATACAACTTAACAAATCCGCAGAAAGTGGGAAGGGATCTGTTTACGGGCATACCTCAGCAAGCTCAAAACTTTAAGGTCCTGCAAGGTTTTCTGGAAGATTCTAACATAAACGCTATATTGGAGATGGCAAAGCTTATAGAAGCTCACAGGGCACACGAAACATATGCAAACCTCATCAGAGCTTTAGATCAGGTTCAAGAAAAGGTTAGCAACAACTTGGTTTAA
- a CDS encoding 5'-3' exonuclease, whose amino-acid sequence MKVLYLFDGSAFLYRSFFALPPLSTKSGFPTGAIYGFLRSILSILKTEKPSYIAIAFDLPAPTQKKLVYSEYKSKRPPTPDPLKVQIPVIKELSSLLGIKLVEMPGYEADDLIAYLTNLALERGFNVKIYSPDKDVLQLVEDKKVIVINPVLNEVFDEEKVKEKFGVGPKQLADYLALVGDKTDNIEGIKGVGPKTAISILKKYGSVENILSRWDEFEKAFPQADKEKLRLAYSLVNLRPPEHLEIELEDLKLKNPMIDALKRKLEELEMKSIIKDLEKTFAQKTLF is encoded by the coding sequence ATGAAGGTTCTCTACCTTTTTGACGGTTCTGCCTTCCTTTACAGAAGCTTTTTTGCCTTACCACCACTTTCTACCAAGTCAGGTTTTCCAACAGGTGCCATATACGGCTTTTTAAGGTCCATACTTTCTATCCTGAAAACGGAAAAACCATCTTACATTGCCATAGCCTTTGACCTACCTGCACCTACTCAGAAAAAGCTTGTCTATTCAGAATACAAAAGCAAAAGACCGCCCACGCCAGATCCTTTGAAAGTTCAAATACCGGTGATAAAAGAGCTTTCCTCTTTGTTGGGTATAAAGCTCGTAGAAATGCCGGGCTATGAAGCGGACGACCTGATAGCTTACCTTACCAACTTAGCCCTTGAAAGGGGGTTTAACGTAAAGATTTATTCTCCAGATAAAGACGTGCTTCAACTTGTTGAGGATAAAAAGGTTATCGTGATCAATCCTGTGCTTAATGAAGTGTTTGACGAAGAAAAGGTTAAAGAAAAGTTTGGTGTGGGACCAAAACAGCTGGCAGATTACCTTGCCTTGGTAGGAGACAAAACAGACAACATAGAGGGTATAAAGGGGGTAGGTCCAAAAACCGCTATAAGTATCCTTAAGAAGTATGGTTCCGTAGAGAATATACTTTCCAGATGGGACGAATTTGAAAAGGCTTTTCCACAGGCAGACAAAGAAAAGCTAAGGTTAGCGTATTCTTTGGTAAACTTAAGACCTCCGGAGCATTTGGAAATAGAGCTGGAAGATCTAAAGCTAAAAAATCCCATGATTGATGCTCTTAAGAGGAAACTTGAAGAGCTTGAAATGAAAAGTATAATAAAGGATTTAGAAAAAACCTTTGCGCAAAAAACTCTTTTTTAA
- the thiE gene encoding thiamine phosphate synthase, which yields MNLSIYLVTDDAFFKDRDLISTIEQAIQGGITALQYRFKQKSSRQMYEELLVLRELTKRYGVDLVVNDRVDLALAVEADGVHVGEKDLPPDVVRKLVGDKMYIGYSVNSLEKLREVEHLPIDYIGFGSIYETSTKEDYKLVGIEALRQAVKMTSKPIVAIGGITHYRVAEVLEAGAKGIAVVSAILGFENVKSATQSLVEACKSYYRKKMHFL from the coding sequence ATGAACCTAAGCATATACTTAGTTACAGACGATGCCTTCTTCAAGGATAGGGACCTTATAAGCACTATAGAACAGGCAATACAGGGGGGTATTACTGCCCTTCAGTATAGGTTCAAGCAAAAAAGCTCAAGGCAGATGTATGAAGAGCTTTTGGTTTTGAGGGAGCTAACAAAGAGATACGGTGTGGATCTTGTGGTTAATGACAGGGTAGATTTGGCTCTTGCAGTAGAGGCAGATGGGGTTCATGTAGGAGAAAAGGACCTTCCGCCGGACGTGGTAAGAAAACTCGTAGGAGACAAAATGTACATAGGATACTCTGTAAATAGCTTGGAAAAGCTCAGAGAAGTAGAGCATCTGCCTATAGACTACATAGGCTTTGGTTCTATATACGAAACTTCAACGAAAGAGGACTACAAGCTTGTGGGTATAGAAGCTCTTAGGCAGGCGGTAAAGATGACTTCAAAACCAATAGTAGCAATTGGAGGTATCACTCACTATAGAGTTGCGGAAGTTTTGGAGGCGGGAGCAAAAGGTATTGCGGTTGTTTCGGCCATACTTGGGTTTGAAAATGTAAAGAGCGCTACCCAAAGCCTGGTAGAAGCTTGCAAGAGTTATTACAGAAAGAAGATGCACTTCTTATGA
- a CDS encoding CoA-binding protein codes for MKELHHPHQDDALEVLKNAKVVAVVGISPDPERPSYYVSERVLNKGKHKVYFVNPKYAGQEILGIRVLSSLDEVPEPIDIVNVFRNPAHIEPIFEQAIKVGAKCVWLQPGCENPEVIEKYKDKIKVVWNACIGVEAGYL; via the coding sequence ATGAAAGAACTGCACCATCCACATCAAGATGACGCTTTGGAAGTTTTAAAAAATGCAAAGGTTGTCGCAGTAGTGGGCATATCCCCAGACCCAGAAAGACCTTCTTACTATGTTTCAGAGAGAGTTTTAAACAAAGGAAAGCATAAGGTTTATTTTGTCAATCCAAAGTATGCTGGACAGGAAATACTGGGCATTAGGGTTTTGTCTTCGTTGGACGAGGTGCCAGAGCCTATAGATATAGTAAATGTGTTTAGAAATCCCGCTCACATAGAGCCTATCTTTGAACAAGCTATAAAGGTAGGTGCCAAGTGCGTGTGGCTACAACCCGGCTGTGAAAATCCGGAGGTTATAGAAAAATACAAGGACAAAATAAAAGTTGTTTGGAACGCTTGCATAGGCGTGGAGGCGGGCTATCTTTAA
- the gcvPA gene encoding aminomethyl-transferring glycine dehydrogenase subunit GcvPA yields MYIPHSEEKTREILNTLGLSSLEELFSHIDPSLLEKTENLPEPKSEEELRRYFRELAKLNKPLVYFVGGGAYDRIIPSAIWQILSRGEYLTAYTPYQAEASQGTLQALFEYQTLVCELTGMEVANASMYDGASALAEAVLMARAIKGKGNKVILTEGINPLYREVVKTYLFGYQDILEVVPLTYEGTVDLELLEKHLKDGTCHALAVQYPNFFGFVEPLKEISWLAQHYEVPLIVVADPIALAILEPPGKFGAHIVVGEGQQMGVPLNFGGPYVGFFASRKEFVRKMPGRIVGLAEDVKGQRAFTLILQTREQHIRRERATSNICTNQNLMALANLLYMVLLGKKGFREVAIQSLSKALYLKEKLLELGFEVPYTGKHLWEFPVKHPRAEEIYQKLLEKGFVFGLPLRRFGYGDCLLIAVTEKRTKEEMDQLLEALRNMI; encoded by the coding sequence ATGTATATTCCTCACTCAGAAGAAAAAACGAGAGAAATACTAAACACCTTAGGACTTTCCTCCTTAGAAGAGCTTTTTTCACACATAGATCCATCCCTTTTGGAGAAAACGGAAAACCTTCCTGAGCCTAAGTCTGAAGAGGAGTTAAGAAGATACTTTAGAGAGCTGGCAAAACTAAACAAACCGTTGGTGTATTTTGTGGGTGGAGGGGCTTACGATCGTATTATTCCTTCCGCCATATGGCAGATCCTTAGCAGGGGGGAATATTTAACCGCATACACTCCGTATCAGGCAGAAGCTTCTCAGGGGACACTTCAGGCTCTGTTTGAATATCAAACGCTGGTGTGCGAGCTGACAGGTATGGAAGTAGCAAATGCAAGTATGTATGACGGCGCTTCTGCGCTGGCAGAGGCGGTGCTTATGGCAAGGGCTATTAAAGGCAAAGGTAATAAGGTTATCCTTACAGAAGGGATAAATCCTCTTTACAGAGAAGTGGTAAAGACGTATCTTTTTGGATACCAAGATATTTTGGAAGTTGTTCCCCTCACCTATGAAGGAACTGTGGATTTAGAGCTTTTGGAAAAGCATCTAAAAGATGGGACATGTCATGCTTTGGCAGTTCAGTATCCTAACTTCTTTGGTTTTGTGGAACCCTTAAAGGAGATTTCTTGGCTTGCCCAGCATTACGAGGTGCCGTTGATAGTGGTGGCAGACCCAATAGCCTTGGCTATTTTGGAACCTCCTGGCAAGTTTGGTGCTCACATAGTGGTGGGAGAAGGACAGCAGATGGGCGTTCCGTTAAACTTTGGGGGACCATACGTAGGCTTTTTTGCAAGCAGAAAAGAGTTTGTAAGAAAAATGCCGGGAAGAATAGTGGGTTTGGCAGAAGACGTAAAGGGCCAACGCGCTTTTACTCTAATACTTCAAACAAGGGAACAGCACATAAGAAGGGAAAGAGCGACCTCTAACATATGCACAAACCAAAATCTTATGGCTTTAGCGAATCTGCTTTATATGGTCCTTTTGGGGAAAAAGGGTTTCAGGGAAGTTGCAATCCAGAGCTTGTCAAAGGCTTTATATCTGAAGGAAAAGCTTTTAGAGCTTGGTTTTGAAGTGCCATACACCGGAAAACACCTTTGGGAATTTCCAGTAAAACATCCGAGGGCAGAGGAGATTTACCAAAAACTTTTGGAAAAGGGCTTTGTGTTTGGCTTACCTTTGAGGAGGTTTGGCTACGGCGATTGCTTGCTGATTGCAGTTACAGAAAAGAGAACTAAGGAGGAGATGGACCAACTTTTGGAAGCTTTGAGAAATATGATATAA
- the gcvH gene encoding glycine cleavage system protein GcvH: MEDLFVGKYLVKSDRYYTKDHEWVLVKEGKAWVGITDYAQKELGDIVYVDLPSVGEEFESGDTLANLESVKSVSPVYSPVSGRVVEVNDILNDEPAIINESPYEDGWIAVLEMADVSELEDLLSPKEYAEILAEVILEEKGERIALQFPEEESLTIEESLDALPEEDLRYEEREL, from the coding sequence ATGGAAGACTTGTTTGTAGGAAAATATTTGGTGAAGTCAGACAGGTATTACACAAAAGACCACGAGTGGGTTTTGGTGAAGGAAGGTAAAGCTTGGGTGGGTATAACAGATTATGCACAAAAGGAGCTGGGGGATATAGTTTATGTAGATCTACCTTCTGTGGGGGAAGAGTTTGAAAGTGGAGACACATTGGCTAACTTAGAATCCGTAAAGAGTGTATCTCCCGTTTATTCTCCGGTGTCCGGCAGGGTAGTAGAGGTCAATGACATTCTAAACGACGAACCCGCTATAATAAACGAGTCTCCCTACGAAGATGGGTGGATAGCGGTTTTGGAGATGGCAGATGTGTCCGAGCTGGAAGACCTACTCTCTCCCAAAGAGTATGCGGAAATACTTGCGGAGGTAATACTGGAAGAAAAAGGCGAAAGGATTGCCTTACAGTTTCCGGAAGAGGAAAGTTTAACCATTGAAGAATCTTTGGATGCTTTGCCAGAAGAAGATCTAAGGTATGAAGAAAGGGAACTGTAG
- the leuS gene encoding leucine--tRNA ligase, with amino-acid sequence MERSYRPMDIEKKWQEIWEREGVYSAEGSGDKCYVLEMFPYPSGRIHMGHVRNYTIGDALARFLRMKGKKVLHPMGWDAFGLPAENAAIKHGVHPAKWTKENISYMKKQLQSLGFSYDWSREIATCDPEYYRWNQWIFIKLYERGLVYRKEAEVNWCPNDETVLANEQVIDGRCWRCSTPVVRKEVPSWYIKITDYAERLLEDLKLLEGKWPERVIVQQRNWIGKSEGAVLKFFVGDIPIEVFTTRPDTVFGATFVVLAPEHPLTLSLAKKGGKIEEVETFVKKMKSMSSRERGIQEEKEGVFLGVYAVNPANGEKIPVWTANYVLYEYGTGAIMCVPAHDQRDYEFAIKYGLPIKPVIKPLEGEPPKDKAYEGPGVLINSAHFDGMDSQSAKKAITQWLKDKGLGDFKTTYRLRDWNISRQRYWGTPIPIIYCERCGILTVPEDQLPVLLPENVSISGHGNPLAQVEEWVNTTCPKCGGPAKRETDTMDTFFDSSWYFLRFCDPKNEKEIFDKNKVNKWMPVDYYIGGIEHAVLHLLYARFFQKFLYDLGLVKDVEPFQRLITQGMVLKRWVSVEKFLEFLGLSPEDSIESLKAKISELTL; translated from the coding sequence ATGGAAAGAAGTTACAGACCGATGGACATAGAAAAAAAATGGCAAGAGATCTGGGAAAGGGAAGGAGTTTATTCTGCTGAAGGCTCTGGCGATAAGTGTTATGTGCTTGAGATGTTTCCTTATCCTTCCGGTAGGATCCACATGGGGCATGTAAGAAACTACACCATTGGAGATGCTTTGGCTCGCTTTCTAAGGATGAAAGGTAAGAAGGTTCTTCATCCAATGGGATGGGATGCCTTTGGTCTTCCTGCGGAAAATGCAGCCATAAAGCACGGAGTGCATCCCGCTAAATGGACAAAGGAAAACATTAGCTACATGAAAAAACAGCTCCAGAGTTTGGGCTTTTCTTATGACTGGAGCAGAGAAATAGCTACATGTGATCCTGAATACTACAGATGGAACCAGTGGATTTTTATAAAGCTCTACGAAAGGGGACTGGTTTATAGAAAGGAAGCGGAGGTAAATTGGTGTCCAAACGACGAAACGGTTTTAGCAAACGAGCAGGTAATAGACGGCAGATGTTGGAGATGTTCCACGCCAGTAGTCAGAAAAGAAGTCCCCTCTTGGTATATAAAGATCACTGACTATGCAGAGAGACTTTTGGAAGACCTAAAACTCTTGGAGGGTAAGTGGCCCGAAAGGGTAATTGTTCAGCAAAGGAACTGGATAGGAAAATCTGAAGGTGCTGTCCTTAAGTTCTTTGTGGGAGATATTCCCATAGAGGTTTTTACCACAAGGCCGGACACGGTCTTTGGGGCTACCTTTGTAGTGCTTGCGCCAGAACATCCACTTACCTTAAGCTTGGCAAAGAAGGGTGGGAAAATAGAAGAGGTAGAGACTTTCGTTAAAAAAATGAAGAGCATGTCTTCCAGAGAAAGGGGAATACAGGAAGAGAAGGAAGGAGTGTTTTTAGGAGTTTATGCGGTAAATCCTGCCAATGGGGAAAAGATTCCAGTATGGACCGCAAACTACGTGCTTTACGAATACGGAACTGGCGCCATAATGTGCGTGCCTGCCCACGACCAAAGGGATTACGAGTTTGCCATAAAGTATGGACTTCCCATAAAACCTGTCATAAAACCCCTTGAAGGGGAACCACCAAAGGATAAAGCTTACGAAGGTCCAGGTGTGCTTATAAACTCAGCGCATTTTGATGGTATGGATTCCCAGAGTGCAAAAAAGGCAATAACCCAATGGTTAAAGGATAAAGGACTTGGAGATTTTAAGACCACCTACAGGCTAAGAGATTGGAACATATCCCGTCAGAGATACTGGGGAACGCCCATACCCATAATTTACTGCGAAAGATGTGGAATACTGACTGTGCCAGAGGACCAACTGCCCGTATTGCTTCCAGAAAATGTCAGCATATCCGGACACGGCAATCCCTTAGCCCAGGTAGAAGAATGGGTGAATACCACTTGTCCAAAGTGCGGAGGTCCTGCCAAAAGGGAAACAGACACTATGGATACCTTCTTTGATTCCTCTTGGTATTTTCTAAGATTCTGCGACCCAAAGAACGAAAAAGAGATATTTGACAAAAATAAGGTAAATAAGTGGATGCCCGTGGATTATTACATAGGTGGGATAGAGCATGCGGTTTTACACCTTCTGTATGCCAGGTTTTTCCAAAAGTTTTTGTATGACCTTGGTCTAGTCAAAGACGTTGAACCCTTCCAGAGGTTGATCACTCAGGGGATGGTTTTAAAAAGGTGGGTAAGTGTGGAAAAGTTCTTGGAGTTTTTGGGTTTGAGCCCAGAAGATTCCATAGAGAGCCTTAAGGCGAAAATCTCTGAGCTTACTCTTTGA
- a CDS encoding iron-sulfur cluster assembly scaffold protein, giving the protein MFEYSEKVLDHFLNPRNVGVLEDANGIGQCGNPACGDAMLFTIKVNPETDVIEDVRFKTFGCGSAIAVSSQLTEMVKGKTIDYALNLTYKDIFDELGGLPPQKIHCTNLGLETLHVAIKDYLIKQGRLEEAARIPDCYEEEEEEKTEFEFLSL; this is encoded by the coding sequence ATGTTTGAATACAGCGAAAAGGTGCTTGATCACTTTTTGAACCCAAGAAATGTTGGTGTTTTGGAGGATGCCAACGGAATAGGGCAGTGTGGGAATCCTGCCTGCGGAGACGCCATGTTGTTTACCATAAAGGTTAATCCAGAAACAGATGTTATAGAAGACGTAAGGTTTAAGACCTTTGGATGTGGTTCCGCTATAGCGGTATCCTCCCAACTTACCGAGATGGTAAAGGGCAAAACCATAGACTATGCACTTAACCTAACCTACAAGGACATTTTTGACGAGCTTGGAGGTCTTCCACCGCAGAAGATCCACTGCACAAACCTTGGATTGGAAACACTACACGTCGCCATAAAGGATTACCTTATTAAACAGGGAAGGCTTGAAGAAGCAGCACGAATTCCAGACTGTTACGAAGAGGAAGAAGAAGAAAAGACCGAATTTGAATTCCTGTCCCTATGA
- a CDS encoding tRNA 2-thiouridine(34) synthase MnmA — MSGIKALALLSGGLDSSLAIKLIQEQGIQVYALHFYTGFCITEQKRRLGIKREDGSPYVNPALRAAVQLGVPLEIVDISDEYFEVVLNPKYGYGANVNPCIDCRIMMLRKAKEIMQERGYHFVITGEVLGQRPMSQMFPTLRLIEKESGLEGYILRPLSAKLLPPTIPENLGWVDREKLLGIRGRGRKVQIELAKKYNLEYEQPAGGCCYLTDPNYALKFKEALSVEGSITREDLVLLSVGRHLRLPSGAKLIVARNEGEVNFLKGFINRYGYAKRQDNKGTLVLIKGLPTEEEYPTIAGVVCRYSKREPAEVLIKIGDKEICLWAEPLSEEILESFKIIKEKVHGVE, encoded by the coding sequence ATGAGTGGTATAAAGGCCCTTGCCCTCCTTTCGGGAGGGCTTGACAGCAGTTTAGCGATTAAGCTTATACAAGAGCAAGGCATTCAGGTTTATGCCCTCCACTTTTACACAGGTTTTTGTATAACCGAACAAAAAAGAAGGCTCGGTATAAAAAGAGAAGATGGCTCACCATATGTGAATCCAGCTCTAAGGGCTGCAGTCCAGCTTGGTGTGCCTTTGGAGATCGTAGATATATCGGATGAATACTTTGAGGTGGTGTTAAATCCAAAGTATGGCTATGGGGCAAACGTAAATCCATGCATAGACTGCAGGATAATGATGCTGAGAAAGGCAAAAGAAATTATGCAGGAAAGAGGTTATCATTTTGTGATAACTGGGGAGGTCTTAGGGCAAAGGCCTATGAGTCAAATGTTTCCTACTCTTAGGTTAATAGAAAAGGAGTCTGGATTGGAAGGTTATATTTTAAGGCCCCTTTCTGCCAAACTTTTACCGCCCACCATTCCAGAAAATTTAGGTTGGGTAGATAGAGAAAAACTTCTTGGAATAAGAGGCAGAGGGAGGAAAGTGCAAATAGAGCTTGCCAAAAAGTACAACCTTGAATACGAACAACCTGCAGGAGGATGCTGTTATCTGACAGATCCAAACTACGCTCTAAAGTTCAAAGAGGCGTTAAGCGTGGAGGGAAGCATAACAAGGGAGGACCTTGTTCTTCTGTCCGTAGGAAGACATCTTAGATTACCATCTGGCGCAAAGCTCATAGTAGCAAGAAACGAAGGAGAAGTAAACTTCTTAAAGGGCTTTATCAACCGCTACGGATATGCCAAAAGACAGGACAACAAAGGAACCCTTGTGCTCATAAAAGGATTGCCAACCGAAGAAGAGTATCCCACAATAGCTGGTGTGGTGTGCAGGTATTCCAAAAGGGAACCAGCGGAAGTGCTTATAAAAATCGGAGATAAGGAAATCTGCCTTTGGGCTGAACCATTAAGCGAGGAAATTTTAGAAAGTTTTAAAATAATAAAGGAGAAGGTCCATGGAGTTGAGTGA
- a CDS encoding sulfurtransferase TusA family protein encodes MELSDIKPDVVHDVVGTFCPVPISETAKMIRQMKIGQILELIADDPGVVEDIPAWCKTTGQEFLGLYEEDGEYHLFIKKVKEL; translated from the coding sequence ATGGAGTTGAGTGATATAAAGCCGGATGTAGTTCATGATGTGGTAGGGACATTCTGTCCAGTGCCTATATCAGAAACCGCAAAGATGATAAGGCAAATGAAAATAGGTCAGATTTTGGAATTGATAGCAGATGATCCTGGCGTGGTAGAGGATATACCTGCCTGGTGCAAAACCACCGGGCAAGAATTCTTGGGTCTTTACGAAGAGGACGGTGAGTATCATCTTTTTATCAAGAAAGTAAAAGAGTTATGA
- a CDS encoding DUF1858 domain-containing protein: protein MKERVTLDTNLKELLERYPDIRNILWDYGLNRLEEEELLDVVADKLTIKGFFRLMDLDEDDQGKIWLEIQNLIRESEE from the coding sequence ATGAAGGAAAGGGTGACCTTAGATACAAACTTGAAGGAACTCTTAGAAAGGTATCCCGATATAAGAAACATACTGTGGGATTATGGTCTTAATAGGTTAGAAGAGGAAGAACTGCTTGACGTGGTAGCGGATAAGCTAACAATAAAGGGTTTTTTTAGACTTATGGATTTGGATGAGGACGATCAGGGAAAAATTTGGTTGGAGATCCAAAATTTAATAAGAGAATCGGAGGAGTAA
- a CDS encoding NifU family protein gives MEKERLKEVENVLDKIRPALKEHHGNLRVVDIKDDAVYLQFEGGCTECPIVDATLKDVVDIALKGNLNWVKKVEISVSKHSIL, from the coding sequence ATGGAAAAGGAAAGATTGAAAGAAGTAGAAAATGTGTTGGATAAGATAAGACCAGCCCTAAAAGAGCATCATGGGAATCTAAGGGTGGTGGATATAAAGGATGATGCGGTATATCTTCAGTTTGAAGGTGGATGCACTGAATGTCCCATCGTGGATGCTACGCTGAAGGATGTTGTGGATATTGCCCTTAAGGGCAATCTAAACTGGGTAAAGAAGGTGGAAATATCTGTTTCAAAACACAGTATTTTATGA
- the aroE gene encoding shikimate dehydrogenase, whose amino-acid sequence MNISGNTSLYGVVGYPVKHSLSPLFQNKLFEYVGLNAVYVPFEVKREELKTAFEGLKALNVKGINLTIPHKEAIVDMLDFVHPDAEKIGAVNTVKFGERTEGYNTDWIGFLNSLRETVGELKGKTVLVLGAGGSARAVLYALEKENAKVYLWNRTKEKAKKLSEIFKSETVSSPEEVLDSAHIIVNTTSVGLTEDYLLFDYSLLKEGQVVFELIYGKNTLLKEWSQKRGAVYLDGLKMLVYQGLESFRIWTGCKPNPKVAFQALEKHLK is encoded by the coding sequence ATGAACATCTCCGGTAATACTTCCCTTTATGGAGTAGTGGGATATCCTGTAAAGCACTCCCTTTCTCCCCTGTTTCAAAACAAGCTATTTGAGTATGTAGGTTTAAATGCGGTTTATGTTCCCTTTGAGGTAAAGCGGGAGGAGCTGAAAACCGCTTTTGAAGGTTTAAAAGCTCTGAATGTAAAAGGTATAAACCTAACCATTCCACACAAAGAGGCAATCGTTGATATGTTGGACTTTGTCCATCCAGATGCGGAAAAAATAGGAGCGGTAAATACTGTTAAGTTTGGAGAAAGGACTGAGGGCTACAACACAGATTGGATAGGTTTTTTAAACAGCCTAAGGGAGACCGTTGGAGAGTTAAAGGGAAAAACAGTTTTGGTTTTAGGTGCAGGTGGTTCTGCACGTGCGGTTTTGTATGCACTGGAAAAGGAGAATGCTAAGGTTTATCTTTGGAACAGAACCAAAGAAAAGGCAAAGAAGCTTTCGGAAATTTTTAAATCCGAAACTGTTTCCTCACCTGAGGAGGTTTTAGACTCCGCACACATAATCGTAAATACCACCTCCGTAGGTCTAACAGAAGATTATTTGCTCTTTGACTATTCTCTTTTGAAGGAAGGTCAAGTGGTATTTGAGCTGATTTACGGGAAAAACACCCTTTTGAAGGAGTGGTCTCAGAAAAGGGGTGCAGTATATCTGGATGGTCTTAAAATGCTGGTTTATCAGGGATTGGAAAGCTTCAGGATTTGGACTGGGTGTAAGCCGAATCCGAAGGTTGCCTTTCAAGCTCTTGAAAAGCACTTAAAGTGA